Proteins encoded together in one Candidatus Bathyarchaeota archaeon window:
- a CDS encoding metallophosphoesterase codes for MSGSIRLRLVHLSDTHISPHGQFVEEAFDEAVRQINRLDPSPTVIIHTGDLTDNGVLSDYEYAMKKIQLLEGKLVIVPGNHDERNYGQSLFRDLIGELDREVNLGDLRLYVMNSPEPDRDEGRLGRRRQEFLNSRLRKAPKDAIKIVSFHHHLVPVPHSGRETNVLEDAGEVLDNMLKYRVDLVLMGHRHVGRVLRIGDTILLNAGTTSSIRTRGRLGHTFNIVDVMEDGSIKIYERDIIKREDRIKAEYPRLLHENP; via the coding sequence ATGTCTGGTAGTATAAGGTTGAGGCTCGTACACCTGTCGGATACCCATATATCTCCCCACGGCCAATTCGTAGAGGAGGCCTTCGACGAGGCTGTAAGGCAGATAAACCGCCTGGATCCATCCCCCACGGTTATCATTCACACAGGGGATCTAACGGATAACGGTGTCCTATCCGATTACGAGTACGCCATGAAGAAGATCCAGCTCTTGGAGGGTAAACTCGTTATAGTCCCGGGTAACCATGATGAACGCAACTATGGGCAATCCCTTTTCCGCGACCTGATCGGAGAGCTGGATCGCGAAGTGAATTTGGGAGACTTAAGGCTCTATGTTATGAATAGCCCGGAGCCCGATAGGGATGAGGGCCGTCTAGGCCGGAGGCGGCAGGAGTTCTTGAACAGCAGACTCAGGAAGGCTCCTAAAGACGCTATAAAGATAGTGTCTTTCCATCACCATCTGGTTCCGGTACCTCATTCAGGGAGGGAGACGAACGTCTTGGAAGACGCTGGGGAGGTCCTCGACAACATGTTGAAGTATAGGGTCGACCTAGTTTTGATGGGCCATAGACATGTTGGACGAGTACTACGCATAGGGGATACGATACTCTTAAACGCGGGCACTACCTCAAGCATTAGGACGAGGGGGAGACTTGGACATACTTTCAACATAGTAGACGTTATGGAGGATGGATCCATAAAGATCTATGAAAGGGACATAATAAAACGTGAGGACAGGATAAAAGCTGAGTATCCAAGACTCCTACATGAAAATCCATGA
- the serS gene encoding serine--tRNA ligase produces the protein MLDLRFIRENPIAAKKDLEKRGEYDKIQWIDEIIEYDKRRRDIIQELNRLRHMRNLLTDEIAKLKREGLDVSEKLAEANKIPDEIKALEKSLQDYEGRLEYRLSRLPNITHETVPPGRDESDNVVVRVWGEKPQFSFEPRDHIDLGLKLDLIDVERAAKVSGARFAYLKHEAALLEFAIVRYALEKVVKDGFIPVIPPVLVKKEAMYGAGFLPLGEDDIYWIMGEDLCLAGTAEVPLAAMHMGEVLDEERLPLYYAGFSTCFRTEAGAHGRDTKGIFRVHQFDKLELFKFTTPETSWEEHEKLIATVEKIYRGLNLHYRIVNICSGELGASAAKKYDLEVWLPGQGKYREVVSCSNCTDYQARRLNIRCRKGLREKPRFVHTLNSTAVAVGRLLVAIFENYQCEDGSIRVPDALTQYLGFKEITMDKSYS, from the coding sequence TTGTTAGATCTGAGATTCATCCGGGAGAACCCCATAGCGGCGAAGAAGGATCTTGAGAAAAGGGGGGAGTACGATAAGATCCAATGGATAGATGAGATCATCGAGTATGATAAGAGGCGGAGGGATATAATTCAGGAATTAAATAGACTCCGCCACATGCGTAACCTCTTAACGGATGAGATCGCAAAACTGAAACGTGAAGGGTTAGATGTATCTGAAAAGTTGGCGGAGGCCAACAAGATCCCGGATGAGATAAAAGCCTTGGAGAAGAGTCTTCAAGACTATGAGGGAAGGCTGGAGTACCGCCTATCCAGGCTGCCCAACATAACCCATGAGACGGTCCCCCCAGGCAGGGATGAAAGCGATAACGTAGTGGTAAGGGTCTGGGGGGAGAAGCCGCAATTCAGCTTTGAGCCCAGGGACCACATAGACCTCGGCCTAAAACTAGATTTAATAGATGTTGAGAGGGCAGCTAAGGTATCGGGGGCACGTTTCGCCTACCTTAAGCATGAGGCAGCCCTCCTGGAATTCGCCATAGTTAGATATGCCCTAGAAAAAGTTGTTAAGGACGGCTTCATCCCCGTGATCCCCCCCGTCTTAGTTAAGAAGGAAGCCATGTATGGCGCAGGCTTCCTTCCTCTAGGCGAAGATGATATATACTGGATAATGGGCGAGGACCTATGCCTAGCGGGTACGGCGGAGGTCCCCCTTGCGGCCATGCACATGGGCGAGGTTCTGGACGAGGAGAGGCTTCCATTATATTACGCTGGATTCTCCACCTGCTTCAGGACCGAGGCTGGGGCTCACGGCCGCGACACAAAGGGGATATTCAGGGTTCATCAGTTCGATAAGCTGGAGCTCTTCAAGTTTACGACGCCTGAGACTTCCTGGGAGGAGCACGAGAAGCTCATAGCTACCGTTGAGAAGATATATAGAGGGCTGAACCTGCACTATAGGATAGTCAACATATGTTCAGGTGAGCTGGGGGCTTCGGCGGCGAAAAAATATGATCTGGAGGTGTGGCTGCCTGGCCAGGGCAAATACCGCGAGGTGGTCTCATGCAGCAACTGTACGGACTACCAGGCTAGAAGGTTGAACATTAGGTGTAGGAAAGGTTTAAGGGAGAAGCCTCGTTTCGTGCATACCTTGAACAGTACCGCCGTGGCCGTTGGGAGGCTCCTCGTAGCCATATTCGAAAACTATCAATGTGAAGACGGCTCGATAAGGGTGCCGGACGCGCTAACCCAGTATCTAGGTTTCAAGGAGATAACCATGGATAAAAGCTATTCTTGA
- a CDS encoding NUDIX domain-containing protein produces the protein MKTFRVVTSFIVKAGRVLILRRSGKVGSYRGKWSAISGYLEDHPLNQAYREINEELSISGEDLKLLATGDPMEVLDEDLGVRWVVYPFLFEFIGEDSKIKLNWENLEAKWVKPEEIKELETVPDLYRILRGLWAKAYQSPSGNGDLPQE, from the coding sequence TTGAAGACCTTTAGGGTTGTCACCTCGTTCATAGTTAAGGCTGGGAGGGTTCTAATCCTAAGGCGCAGCGGCAAGGTTGGAAGCTATAGGGGCAAGTGGTCCGCCATCAGCGGATACCTAGAGGATCATCCCCTAAACCAGGCTTATAGGGAGATAAATGAGGAGCTTTCCATATCTGGGGAGGACCTTAAACTATTGGCTACAGGGGATCCTATGGAGGTCCTAGACGAGGATTTAGGAGTGAGATGGGTCGTATATCCCTTCCTATTCGAATTTATAGGCGAAGACTCCAAAATTAAATTAAACTGGGAGAATTTAGAGGCGAAATGGGTTAAACCGGAGGAGATAAAGGAGCTTGAAACGGTCCCCGATCTATACCGGATCCTGAGAGGCCTATGGGCTAAGGCGTATCAATCCCCTTCTGGGAATGGAGATCTTCCTCAAGAATAG
- a CDS encoding TIGR00300 family protein: MVVEFQDARSYSEEVEVEGHLIDSMILTRIFDRIMDLGGEFEVREFIIGRRKTDYSYARLLVKGRDQGHLDRILKELYRLGAVQSRPAEAGIEPAPSDTVLPDDFYSTTSHPTWIHLSGRWVEVENIMMDKVIVVEDKGGGNVRAYCKSIREVRKGDLIVVGERGVRVKPPERPREGLGVFEFMSSRASPEKPSTSIILKIAEDLYRAKHGGDRIVVVAGPAVIHTGASDALAGMIRLGYVHALLAGNALAVHDVERALFGTSLGVDLKNGTSSLGSHRNHIAAINEVYKAGSLKAMVDRGVLKNGIIYECIHGGVPYVLAGSIRDDGPLPEVITDTIKAQHEYMKALRGAGIVLMLASMLHSIAVGNLLPSTVKIICVDINPTVALKLLDRGTAQAVGVVSDVGVFLPLLVRELENLEK, translated from the coding sequence ATGGTGGTAGAGTTCCAGGATGCCCGCTCCTACTCTGAGGAAGTCGAGGTTGAAGGCCATTTAATCGACTCAATGATTTTAACGAGGATCTTCGATAGGATAATGGATTTAGGCGGAGAGTTCGAAGTTAGGGAGTTCATTATTGGGAGGAGGAAGACGGACTACAGCTACGCCCGCCTCCTCGTGAAAGGTAGAGACCAGGGACATTTGGACCGTATCCTGAAGGAGCTCTACAGATTAGGGGCTGTACAGAGCAGGCCGGCTGAGGCAGGGATCGAGCCGGCTCCATCGGATACGGTACTACCAGACGACTTCTATTCGACTACAAGTCACCCCACGTGGATCCACTTGTCCGGCCGATGGGTCGAAGTTGAGAACATCATGATGGATAAAGTCATAGTGGTGGAGGATAAGGGTGGAGGGAACGTGAGGGCGTATTGTAAGTCGATCCGGGAGGTGAGGAAGGGCGATTTAATAGTTGTAGGCGAGAGGGGGGTTAGGGTTAAACCTCCGGAGAGGCCGAGGGAAGGCCTAGGGGTATTCGAGTTCATGAGCAGCAGGGCTTCGCCGGAGAAGCCCTCCACCTCCATCATACTCAAGATAGCGGAGGACCTTTACAGGGCTAAACACGGAGGGGATAGGATAGTCGTAGTCGCTGGTCCAGCGGTAATACATACAGGAGCTTCAGATGCCCTGGCTGGGATGATAAGGCTGGGTTACGTTCACGCCCTGCTGGCTGGGAATGCTTTAGCGGTCCACGACGTGGAGAGGGCCCTCTTCGGAACCTCCTTGGGAGTTGACTTGAAGAACGGCACCTCAAGCCTCGGAAGCCATAGGAACCATATAGCGGCGATAAACGAGGTTTATAAGGCGGGCTCCCTGAAGGCCATGGTGGATAGAGGGGTCCTCAAAAACGGAATAATATACGAGTGTATCCATGGAGGGGTTCCATACGTCCTGGCGGGCTCTATAAGGGATGATGGGCCGTTGCCAGAGGTCATCACGGATACTATTAAAGCACAGCATGAGTATATGAAGGCTTTAAGGGGGGCGGGGATCGTCCTGATGTTGGCGTCGATGCTCCACTCCATAGCCGTGGGCAACCTCCTCCCATCCACCGTGAAGATCATATGCGTGGACATAAATCCTACGGTTGCCTTAAAGCTCCTCGATAGGGGCACAGCCCAGGCCGTAGGCGTTGTATCCGACGTGGGCGTGTTCCTTCCATTGCTAGTGAGGGAACTCGAGAACCTAGAGAAATAA
- a CDS encoding DUF350 domain-containing protein — protein MMTKIVLVGLAFLRLILSIIFAVVALYLASSVLGRLTKELDEWAEIGKGNIAVAIYMAGIFISVATIVAPGISGLFAKWDLLAIVMGFIQLVIALALAMAMQYTALSVFGKLTKEMDEWGELKKGNIAVGVAMAAIVIAVATVVVKGVETLISAVFA, from the coding sequence ATGATGACGAAGATAGTACTGGTCGGTTTAGCTTTTCTAAGGCTGATACTCAGCATAATCTTCGCCGTGGTAGCTCTTTATCTTGCATCCTCAGTCCTGGGAAGACTTACGAAAGAGCTGGATGAATGGGCCGAGATAGGTAAGGGCAACATAGCCGTAGCCATCTATATGGCGGGCATCTTCATCTCAGTAGCCACCATAGTGGCCCCCGGAATCTCGGGGCTCTTCGCTAAATGGGATTTGTTAGCGATAGTGATGGGCTTCATTCAGCTCGTAATAGCCCTAGCCCTAGCCATGGCCATGCAGTACACAGCCCTCTCGGTTTTCGGGAAACTTACGAAGGAGATGGATGAGTGGGGCGAGCTTAAGAAGGGCAACATAGCAGTGGGCGTGGCCATGGCGGCCATAGTGATCGCAGTGGCTACAGTAGTGGTTAAAGGAGTAGAGACTCTGATATCGGCGGTCTTCGCATAA